In the Oncorhynchus keta strain PuntledgeMale-10-30-2019 chromosome 14, Oket_V2, whole genome shotgun sequence genome, one interval contains:
- the LOC118392921 gene encoding solute carrier family 2, facilitated glucose transporter member 11-like isoform X1, translating to MTKRDTEYQPLLEGITETKQKIKCPNTSLLLAICAACIGGTFQYGYNISIINSPTKSVQNFINQTWLERYEENISEQYLTLLWSSIVSIFTIGGFIGATIGGTLAIKFGRKGTLMMNNAFALLAALLMGLSYPTGLFELLIIGRFFTGVNAGIGICVQPLYLGEIAPRALRGAMAMGTSIFITGGILTGQVIGLNELLGKEEYWPILLSTTCIPAFLQLLILPWFPESPRYLLIDRGDDVGCGTAMKQLHGTDNFDREREDMERERISAMGIKPKKPWELFMDRSLRWQVLTIILINAAQQLNGINAIYFYTDYVFEEAGIPEVNIPYVTVGTGACECLTALTCGMLIESLGRKVLIIGGYTLMAFWCICFTLTLTFQGAGPWIPYLSMGCVFAFILSFGMGPGGVTNILITELFTQTTRPAAYMIGGSVNWLSFFFIGMAFPFIVTKLQQYCFLVFLVVCVLVAVYIFLVVPETKNKTFLEIQTEFQSGEKRKASKADHSPSTTLLSTPL from the exons ATGACTAAAAGAGATACGGAATATCAACCTCTGCTTGAAGGTATCACGGAAACAAAACAGAAAATTAAG TGTCCTAACACATCCCTTCTACTGGCAATTTGTGCAGCTTGCATCGGAGGAACCTTTCAATATGGTTATAATATTTCGATCATCAATTCCCCCACCAAG TCTGTGCAGAATTTCATCAACCAAACCTGGCTGGAGCGCTATGAAGAGAACATCTCAGAGCAATACCTCACTCTACTGTGGTCCAGCATCGTGTCCATTTTCACAATAGGTGGATTTATTGGCGCGACTATTGGTGGAACACTGGCTATTAAATTTGGGAG AAAAGGGACACTGATGATGAACAATGCATTTGCCTTACTGGCTGCTCTGTTGATGGGCCTGAGCTATCCCACTGGATTATTTGAACTGCTCATAATTGGACGATTTTTCACAGGAGTAAATGCGG GCATTGGCATTTGCGTTCAGCCACTGTATCTGGGGGAAATCGCTCCAAGGGCACTTCGTGGCGCCATGGCGATGGGGACCTCTATTTTCATCACTGGGGGCATCCTTACTGGACAGGTGATTGGGCTTAA TGAGCTCCTGGGTAAAGAAGAGTACTGGCCCATCCTACTCTCCACCACCTGTATCCCAGCGTTCCTGCAGCTCCTCATACTACCCTGGTTCCCAGAGAGCCCTCGCTACCTGCTAATCGACAGAGGGGATGACGTTGGATGTGGAACCG CGATGAAGCAACTCCACGGCACAGATAACTTTGACCGCGAGCGggaggacatggagagggagaggatcagTGCTATGGGGATCAAACCCAAAAAGCCCTGGGAGCTGTTCATGGACCGCAGCCTCCGCTGGCAAGTTCTCACCATCATCCTGATCAATGCCGCCCAGCAGCTCAACGGCATCAACGCT ATTTATTTCTATACAGATTATGTGTTTGAGGAGGCTGGAATTCCAGAGGTTAATATACCCTACGTAACTGTGGGCACAGGAGCCTGTGAATGCCTCACTGCCCTTACCTGT GGCATGCTGATCGAATCTCTGGGACGAAAAGTGCTTATCATCGGAGGGTACACCCTTATGGCTTTCTGGTGTATTTGCTTCACTCTGACCCTCACCTTCCAA GGAGCAGGCCCATGGATACCTTATCTTAGTATGGGATGTGTCTTTGCTTTCATACTGAGCTTTGGCATGGGACCAG GTGGTGTGACAAACATCTTGATCACAGAGTTATTCACACAAACCACACGGCCTGCTGCGTACATGATCGGAGGGTCCGTGAACTGGCTCAGCTTCTTCTTCATTGGCATGGCGTTTCCATTTATTGTG ACTAAGTTGCAACAGTATTGTTTCCTGGTGTTCTTGGTTGTTTGTGTCTTGGTGGCTGTATACATATTCCTGGTAGTCCCCGAGACGAAGAACAAAACCTTCCTGGAGATCCAAACAGAGTTCCAGTCTGGAGAAAAGAGGAAGGCTTCCAAAGCTGACCACAGCCCAAGTACAACGTTGTTGTCAACCCCTCTGTGA
- the LOC118392921 gene encoding solute carrier family 2, facilitated glucose transporter member 11-like isoform X2 encodes MDSNEESAELKKRCPNTSLLLAICAACIGGTFQYGYNISIINSPTKSVQNFINQTWLERYEENISEQYLTLLWSSIVSIFTIGGFIGATIGGTLAIKFGRKGTLMMNNAFALLAALLMGLSYPTGLFELLIIGRFFTGVNAGIGICVQPLYLGEIAPRALRGAMAMGTSIFITGGILTGQVIGLNELLGKEEYWPILLSTTCIPAFLQLLILPWFPESPRYLLIDRGDDVGCGTAMKQLHGTDNFDREREDMERERISAMGIKPKKPWELFMDRSLRWQVLTIILINAAQQLNGINAIYFYTDYVFEEAGIPEVNIPYVTVGTGACECLTALTCGMLIESLGRKVLIIGGYTLMAFWCICFTLTLTFQGAGPWIPYLSMGCVFAFILSFGMGPGGVTNILITELFTQTTRPAAYMIGGSVNWLSFFFIGMAFPFIVTKLQQYCFLVFLVVCVLVAVYIFLVVPETKNKTFLEIQTEFQSGEKRKASKADHSPSTTLLSTPL; translated from the exons ATGGATAGTAATGAAGAGTCTGCAGAATTAAAGAAAAGG TGTCCTAACACATCCCTTCTACTGGCAATTTGTGCAGCTTGCATCGGAGGAACCTTTCAATATGGTTATAATATTTCGATCATCAATTCCCCCACCAAG TCTGTGCAGAATTTCATCAACCAAACCTGGCTGGAGCGCTATGAAGAGAACATCTCAGAGCAATACCTCACTCTACTGTGGTCCAGCATCGTGTCCATTTTCACAATAGGTGGATTTATTGGCGCGACTATTGGTGGAACACTGGCTATTAAATTTGGGAG AAAAGGGACACTGATGATGAACAATGCATTTGCCTTACTGGCTGCTCTGTTGATGGGCCTGAGCTATCCCACTGGATTATTTGAACTGCTCATAATTGGACGATTTTTCACAGGAGTAAATGCGG GCATTGGCATTTGCGTTCAGCCACTGTATCTGGGGGAAATCGCTCCAAGGGCACTTCGTGGCGCCATGGCGATGGGGACCTCTATTTTCATCACTGGGGGCATCCTTACTGGACAGGTGATTGGGCTTAA TGAGCTCCTGGGTAAAGAAGAGTACTGGCCCATCCTACTCTCCACCACCTGTATCCCAGCGTTCCTGCAGCTCCTCATACTACCCTGGTTCCCAGAGAGCCCTCGCTACCTGCTAATCGACAGAGGGGATGACGTTGGATGTGGAACCG CGATGAAGCAACTCCACGGCACAGATAACTTTGACCGCGAGCGggaggacatggagagggagaggatcagTGCTATGGGGATCAAACCCAAAAAGCCCTGGGAGCTGTTCATGGACCGCAGCCTCCGCTGGCAAGTTCTCACCATCATCCTGATCAATGCCGCCCAGCAGCTCAACGGCATCAACGCT ATTTATTTCTATACAGATTATGTGTTTGAGGAGGCTGGAATTCCAGAGGTTAATATACCCTACGTAACTGTGGGCACAGGAGCCTGTGAATGCCTCACTGCCCTTACCTGT GGCATGCTGATCGAATCTCTGGGACGAAAAGTGCTTATCATCGGAGGGTACACCCTTATGGCTTTCTGGTGTATTTGCTTCACTCTGACCCTCACCTTCCAA GGAGCAGGCCCATGGATACCTTATCTTAGTATGGGATGTGTCTTTGCTTTCATACTGAGCTTTGGCATGGGACCAG GTGGTGTGACAAACATCTTGATCACAGAGTTATTCACACAAACCACACGGCCTGCTGCGTACATGATCGGAGGGTCCGTGAACTGGCTCAGCTTCTTCTTCATTGGCATGGCGTTTCCATTTATTGTG ACTAAGTTGCAACAGTATTGTTTCCTGGTGTTCTTGGTTGTTTGTGTCTTGGTGGCTGTATACATATTCCTGGTAGTCCCCGAGACGAAGAACAAAACCTTCCTGGAGATCCAAACAGAGTTCCAGTCTGGAGAAAAGAGGAAGGCTTCCAAAGCTGACCACAGCCCAAGTACAACGTTGTTGTCAACCCCTCTGTGA